The Manduca sexta isolate Smith_Timp_Sample1 chromosome 9, JHU_Msex_v1.0, whole genome shotgun sequence genome segment CTACACGGGTCTCAAGGAAGCTGTGAATACAAAGCaagaattttagaaaattaacaatacccttaaggcgatacctcaaggtccattttcatacattttgtttcggctttaatctgggtaactaaacaagtattggcaagtaaagaatttaaattcacgtctagttagtgattagttctcgcagttgaagaaaaatgtaaaaataattaataatcatggatatttctgcctttaaaatttcgtcatattaaattttaaaggccgaaatatccatgattattaattatttttacgtttttctttcaactgcgagaactaatcactaactagacgtgaatttaaattctttacttgccaatacttgtttagttacccagattaaagccgaaacaaaatgtatgaaaatggaccttgaggtatcgccttaagatatATAAAAGCCATAGGCCTtcttaaatcataattttaaataaattgttaaatatttactctAAAGAATAGACATTCTCAGTTTATTCTGTGACAATCTGCGTAAATAGGTGATTTAcaataagtaagtgttattcAAGCATTGTTTTTGTCTGAAATAATTTCTCCTCAGTATCCTTATAATCTCCcagttttacttatttaaatatgtaattccagGTAATTGCTGACCGAGCGGTGTTTCCTGAAGATGTGAGATGTAGGTAAACTaacttatatgttttaaagaGATAGAAGCGCCGCAGATGCTATAAACTTGTTATTGCAAACGTAACTAAAATACGAATAATTCCTTTAGCAACTTCAGCCTGTTTGTCTGTAACCTCTCCTAAAACTTCAGTCTCGATATAAGTTATTGATCGTAAAATcttacctatatatttatatagaaatcgaCTGTCACAATACCGAATactgtctcagtggcgtagttgtgttaagTGCGCGGTATGACCACCGCTGAGGTCGAATCCTGGATCGGTCAAAGTGATTTTAGGTTTGTTGCTATGTAACAGCtgtgagtctggaatttgtgtccgatatggcgatagagtCGCCTCTATCATGGGATGGATTGCGTCGAAAAGTGAATGACctaattgcacctctgcctatccttttgGAGATAAAGGCTACAGTCTCAGTAGGCTTTCTCTAGAAACAATTACAATCTCAACCTATTAAACTCGATACAGATTTAATTCCAATATAGAagatatctttatattattaagtccTCATTCTTTACAGCTGGTTCAAGGATCGTGTCAGGATGGGAGGCGGACGTGGGCCAGTTCCCGTACCAACTGTCGCTCCGCATGGTGAACGGGAGTGGCAGCGTGTTCGCTTGCGGTGGCACTATCATCGATACGAATTGGGGTCTCACAGCTGCCCACTGCACCGCTCGGTATGTGATCAACTTAGAGGCTTGTCgtttttcttaaaaactacTCAGTCccagctcggagtcaagaagttggcgatgtgatgGCCCtgtgcttcggaaagcacgtaatgTCGTTGgtactgcgcctgatctctctctagtcatgtcggattgccgtctcaccggactatgagagtgaaggaacagagagtgcacctgagTGCATATTCCTGCGTacttggttgatctccgttCAGATTGGTCGTCGTGGCCAAAATCAATGAATCATAGGTGACATTGTAAACTTTATAGAATACCGTGACTACGCCAGCACTGTTGCACCGTTTTTGCATGTACTTTATATCAAGATAGCGACCatcgtgcacaaggtgttaaaacccgctacagaagctcacgtaagtgtgtcgcgttccgggatcagcctgtgtatatccggttcaaacaggacGCCATAATTGTTTGAATAGTGAGGGGTATCATTACTCTTTAGTTGTCATATATGACCAGGTGCAGTGGGCTCTTAGCCCTACCCGTATGAAAAAGAAATCGTACGGATAAACAAGAAAATAGATACGTTattttgaatagaaaataataatatgtgataTTCGAAGTTGCCTTTCCAATACTAGTATCTAATATCTACAACTGTATAAGCTAGGTGTAGCGGTGTTCTTCTCTTCGGGTGTAGCGTTATCTTGTTATCTCGTTCACACGCCCCGTTTGTAATGGCAATGACGTCACGGCATATAAATTTTTCGTCTGTTATTTGCTTAGATTAAAGAAAGTATTTGATACGTCATATATTATACGTCATGTtaatatgattaataatttagtttttttaatgaatttttagGTAGGCTAATAGTTTGTGACATATATTTATTCAGAAGTTATGAAATAGGACTTCAAATTCTCGaagttataaagaaaaatttactataaattatctCTCATTATAGCCGGCTGACAATAGTGATACGCGCCGGCACAGTAATCACGACCCGGCCCGCTGTCATCTTCGAGACGACCAACTACATCAATCATCCTCTGTACTTGGAGGCACTAGCCGGTATCGTGCAGCCGAACGACATCGGACTGCTCAATTTCGAGAGGAAACTTCAGTACAATGGTATGTTGTAACGATAATAAAGATTATGAAACTGGTGAGCGTTCGGAGGTCGacttacttaattaaatttaaaaaataaaaatgtttttcataaaacaaagtccccttttctgtctttctgtatgttatcgattttctcaaaatctactgaatggatttttgtgaaatttggtatggaaatagtttaagatcttggaaaggttataggttacttccaatcccggaaaaatatatagctgacttttatcccggaaaactctttcacgctgTAAAGAGCCGAGAGAGAGAgaagaagccgcgagcaaaaattaGTTGcttataaaaaaggaattttcaATTAATGGTAATGTAGTTTAAGTTTATTCTTATTATGATGAACATAAACATAGAATAAATGAACTAGTGGGATATTTCTATCTTTgtgaaaaatagatttattgatgTGAGTTTACTGATAATATTTTCAACGTTAAAGtgaagtaacattttatttcagaacTGATCCAACCTATAAGACTCCAACCGTCGATCCACATGAATCGCAACTACGATGGCGTTACACTGATAGCGTCAGGCTGGGGCCGCACCTGGACTAACGGTAAGTTTTTCATGCATAGACGTGACCAAACTCGTAAAGACTAATAACAACAAAATCCTCCCAACCAATCACAACGAAGACCAGcaaggtacgcaggagatattatagagcACCAGTGTGTACGCAATATACAAGTGCAATGTGTCAGatggtaatccgacatgaccgaggAAACATCAGCAagcaatggctttacgtgctttcagaTTCATAGGGGCAATATCTcccgaactttgaattataacgAACGGTTTGGCATTGACTGCATCCTCAGATATTAAATGTTAAGTGTCATAATGCCAAGATCAGTTGTGATGCTTTCTAAATtgcttgtaattttattaatttgtaaaataaacaatttaggATCTTCACCGGAGCATATGAACTGGGTGTACTTGCTCGGGGTGACTAACGAAGATTGCCGAGAGGCGTATGGCGGCAGCGGCATCATCCAGGACTCCACCATCTGCGCGGCCTACTACAACGTCACCAGCCAGTCCACTTGCCAGGTTAGCTggatttttgaatttagaacgagTTTATGTGCGCTCttatattagcaaaatttattatcatacGCAGAATCCAGTTTATGAGTACTGAGTACATGAGATATAATGAGATCGActgataatattacatttactatTTGGTAGTTGCATCAACAAATTCCTAAAGGAATAAACCGTTCATTAATGAACAACTGCTTTTGTTataactgtatatttattttgactaaTCTAATGACGGCAACAAtggaagaaatatttaaaagaaataccaAATAGCAGCGCCAGGCACGTCTTGCCTGGAATTTTTGCAGAACTGGAATTTTGTGGACATTATCATAAGTTGCATGGTGCCTAAACTTTTAGATTATTTAGAGTCCGTAGATGTGTATAATA includes the following:
- the LOC115455728 gene encoding collagenase encodes the protein MAFWGVVVSLAAFAAISVIADRAVFPEDVRSGSRIVSGWEADVGQFPYQLSLRMVNGSGSVFACGGTIIDTNWGLTAAHCTARRLTIVIRAGTVITTRPAVIFETTNYINHPLYLEALAGIVQPNDIGLLNFERKLQYNELIQPIRLQPSIHMNRNYDGVTLIASGWGRTWTNGSSPEHMNWVYLLGVTNEDCREAYGGSGIIQDSTICAAYYNVTSQSTCQGDSGGALVTIDDDGVLTQVGVTSFVSITGCHTPFPAGFVRPGHYYDWFTQITGINFDWEWDVETGPEPEPEPEPEPEPEPEPEPEPQPEPEPEPEPEPEPEPEPEPEPEPEPEPESEPEPEPEPELQPKTEPDQEREPVLQFEEVFAPIFIN